A window of the Loxodonta africana isolate mLoxAfr1 chromosome 3, mLoxAfr1.hap2, whole genome shotgun sequence genome harbors these coding sequences:
- the ADAM15 gene encoding disintegrin and metalloproteinase domain-containing protein 15 isoform X5 produces the protein MRLALLWALGLLGAGSPLPSRPLPNTGGTMKQERPERVLSGPLEPQILQDYLMLSLAEVVQTSLPEALQIKLELDGESHILELLQNRELVPGHPTLVWYQPDGSRVVSEGHTLENCCYQGSVQGHEDSWVSICTCSGLRGLVVLSPERSYTLELRPGDLQGPPIISRIQDLILPGHTCALSWGASVPTRAPPEHALRQHHIRRRRRDVVTETKTVELVIVADHSEVQRYPDFQHLLNRTLEVAFLLDSFFRPLNVRVALVGLEAWTQVDLVEISSDPSVTLDNFLRWRRTELLPRLPHDSAQLVTATSFSGPMVGMAIQNSICSPDFSGGVNMDHSISTMGVASSIAHELGHSLGLDHDLPGSSCPCPGPAPAKKCIMEASTDFLPGLNFSNCSRQALEKALLDGLGSCLFERPSSLSSTAPFCGNMFVEPGEQCDCGFPDDCTDPCCDYFTCQLRPGAQCASDGPCCQNCQLRPAGWQCRPSRGDCDLPEFCPGDNSQCPPDISLGDGEPCAGGQAVCMQGRCASYAQQCQALWGPGAQPAAPLCLRTANTRGDAFGNCGRNPNGYVSCAPQDAICGQLQCQGGRAQPLLGSARDLIWEMLEANGTQMNCSWVHLDLGNDVIQPLLTLPGTACGPGLVCIDHRCQPVDLLGAQECRSKCHGHGVCDSNKHCHCEEGWAPPDCITWIRETSSLTTGLLLSLLLLLVLVLLGASYCHRARLRQRLCQLKGPTCQYRAAQSGPPAHPGPPQRALLMPGTKSQGPAKPPPPRKPLPSNPQGRRPLDNLASPGTGIPPQVIPSRPAPPPPAVPSLYL, from the exons CCAGTCTGCCTGAGGCCCTGCAGATCAAATTGGAGCTGGATGGTGAGAGTCATATTCTGGAGCTGCTACAGAATAG GGAGCTGGTCCCAGGCCACCCAACCCTGGTGTGGTACCAGCCTGATGGCTCCAGAGTGGTCAGTGAGGGACATACCCTG GAAAACTGCTGCTACCAGGGAAGTGTGCAAGGCCATGAAGACTCCTGGGTCTCCATCTGCACCTGCTCAGGGCTCAG GGGCTTGGTGGTCCTGTCCCCAGAGAGAAGCTACACCCTGGAGCTGAGGCCTGGGGACCTTCAGGGTCCTCCCATTATCTCCCGGATCCAAGACCTCATCCTGCCAGGCCATACCTGTGCCCTGAGCTGGGGTGCATCTGTGCCCACTCGAGCTCCACCAGAGCACGCCTTGAGACAGCACCACATTCGCCGG CGGAGGCGGGATGTGGTGACAGAGAccaaaactgttgaattggtgattGTAGCTGACCATTCAGAG GTCCAGAGGTACCCAGACTTCCAGCACCTGCTGAACCGCACACTGGAAGTAGCCTTCCTCCTGGACTCA TTCTTCCGGCCCCTGAATGTACGGGTGGCACTAGTGGGCCTGGAGGCCTGGACCCAGGTGGACCTGGTGGAGATAAGCTCGGACCCAAGCGTCACGCTAGACAACTTCCTCCGCTGGCGCCGGACAGAGCTGCTGCCCCGATTACCCCATGACAGTGCCCAGCTGGTGAC GGCTACTTCATTCTCTGGGCCCATGGTGGGCATGGCCATTCAGAACTCCATCTGCTCTCCTGACTTCTCAGGAGGTGTGAACATG GACCACTCCATAAGCACTATGGGAGTCGCCTCCTCAATAGCCCACGAGTTGGGCCACAGTCTGGGCCTGGACCACGACCTGCCTGGAAGCAGCTGCCCCTGTCCAGGTCCAGCCCCAGCCAAGAAATGCATCATGGAGGCCTCCACTGA CTTCCTGCCAGGCTTGAACTTCAGCAACTGCAGCCGACAGGCCCTGGAGAAAGCGCTTCTGGATGGCCTGGGGAGTTGCCTCTTTGAGCGGCCGTCCAGTCTGTCCTCAACAGCCCCCTTCTGTGGAAATATGTTTGTGGAGCCGGGCGAGCAGTGTGACTGTGGCTTCCCAGAT GACTGCACTGATCCCTGCTGCGATTACTTCACCTGCCAGCTGAGGCCAGGGGCACAGTGTGCATCCGACGGGCCCTGTTGTCAAAACTGCCAG TTGCGCCCGGCTGGCTGGCAGTGCCGTCCTTCCAGAGGGGACTGTGACTTGCCCGAGTTCTGCCCAGGAGACAACTCCCAGTGCCCGCCTGACATCAGCCTGGGGGATGGCGAGCCCTGCGCTGGCGGGCAGGCTGTGTGCATGCAAGGGCGTTGTGCCTCCTATGCCCAGCAGTGTCAGGCACTCTGGGGACCCGGGGCCCAGCCTGCAGCACCCCTTTGCCTCCGTACTGCTAATACTCGGGGGGACGCCTTTGGGAACTGCGGGCGTAACCCCAATGGCTATGTGTCCTGTGCCCCTCA AGACGCCATCTGTGGGCAGCTCCAGTGCCAAGGGGGTAGGGCCCAGCCTCTGCTGGGCTCAGCCCGGGACCTAATCTGGGAGATGCTGGAAGCCAATGGAACTCAAATGAATTGCAGTTGGGTGCACCTGGACCTGGGCAATGATGTGATCCAGCCCCTTTTGACTCTGCCTGGCACAGCCTGTGGCCCGGGCCTG GTGTGCATTGACCATCGGTGCCAGCCTGTGGATCTCCTGGGGGCACAGGAGTGTCGAAGCAAATGCCATGGGCATGGG GTCTGCGACAGCAATAAGCACTGTCACTGCGAGGAGGGATGGGCACCCCCTGACTGCATCACCTGGATCAGAG AAACCAGCTCCCTGACCACAGGGCTGCTCCTCAGCCTCCTTTTGTTGCTGGTTCTGGTGCTGCTTGGGGCAAGCTACTGCCACCGTGCCCGCCTGCGCCAGCGACTCTGCCAGCTTAAGGGACCCACCTGCCAATACAG GGCAGCCCAGTCTGGTCCCCCGGCACACCCAGGACCCCCGCAGAGGGCCCTGCTGATGCCAGGCACCAAG tctcaggGGCCTGCCAAGCCCCCACCCCCGAGGAAGCCATTGCCTTCCAACCCCCAGGGCCGGCGCCCATTGGATAACCTGGCTAGCCCAGGAACTGGAATTCCCCCCCAGGTGATACCTTCCAG GCCAGCGCCGCCGCCCCCAGCAGTGCCCTCGCTCTACCTCTGA
- the ADAM15 gene encoding disintegrin and metalloproteinase domain-containing protein 15 isoform X1 produces MRLALLWALGLLGAGSPLPSRPLPNTGGTMKQERPERVLSGPLEPQILQDYLMLSLAEVVQTSLPEALQIKLELDGESHILELLQNRELVPGHPTLVWYQPDGSRVVSEGHTLENCCYQGSVQGHEDSWVSICTCSGLRGLVVLSPERSYTLELRPGDLQGPPIISRIQDLILPGHTCALSWGASVPTRAPPEHALRQHHIRRRRRDVVTETKTVELVIVADHSEVQRYPDFQHLLNRTLEVAFLLDSFFRPLNVRVALVGLEAWTQVDLVEISSDPSVTLDNFLRWRRTELLPRLPHDSAQLVTATSFSGPMVGMAIQNSICSPDFSGGVNMDHSISTMGVASSIAHELGHSLGLDHDLPGSSCPCPGPAPAKKCIMEASTDFLPGLNFSNCSRQALEKALLDGLGSCLFERPSSLSSTAPFCGNMFVEPGEQCDCGFPDDCTDPCCDYFTCQLRPGAQCASDGPCCQNCQLRPAGWQCRPSRGDCDLPEFCPGDNSQCPPDISLGDGEPCAGGQAVCMQGRCASYAQQCQALWGPGAQPAAPLCLRTANTRGDAFGNCGRNPNGYVSCAPQDAICGQLQCQGGRAQPLLGSARDLIWEMLEANGTQMNCSWVHLDLGNDVIQPLLTLPGTACGPGLVCIDHRCQPVDLLGAQECRSKCHGHGVCDSNKHCHCEEGWAPPDCITWIRETSSLTTGLLLSLLLLLVLVLLGASYCHRARLRQRLCQLKGPTCQYRAAQSGPPAHPGPPQRALLMPGTKQTSALGFPAPPSRPLPPDPVPKRLQAGLADRPNPPTRPLPADPVVRHLKSQGPAKPPPPRKPLPSNPQGRRPLDNLASPGTGIPPQVIPSRPAPPPPAVPSLYL; encoded by the exons CCAGTCTGCCTGAGGCCCTGCAGATCAAATTGGAGCTGGATGGTGAGAGTCATATTCTGGAGCTGCTACAGAATAG GGAGCTGGTCCCAGGCCACCCAACCCTGGTGTGGTACCAGCCTGATGGCTCCAGAGTGGTCAGTGAGGGACATACCCTG GAAAACTGCTGCTACCAGGGAAGTGTGCAAGGCCATGAAGACTCCTGGGTCTCCATCTGCACCTGCTCAGGGCTCAG GGGCTTGGTGGTCCTGTCCCCAGAGAGAAGCTACACCCTGGAGCTGAGGCCTGGGGACCTTCAGGGTCCTCCCATTATCTCCCGGATCCAAGACCTCATCCTGCCAGGCCATACCTGTGCCCTGAGCTGGGGTGCATCTGTGCCCACTCGAGCTCCACCAGAGCACGCCTTGAGACAGCACCACATTCGCCGG CGGAGGCGGGATGTGGTGACAGAGAccaaaactgttgaattggtgattGTAGCTGACCATTCAGAG GTCCAGAGGTACCCAGACTTCCAGCACCTGCTGAACCGCACACTGGAAGTAGCCTTCCTCCTGGACTCA TTCTTCCGGCCCCTGAATGTACGGGTGGCACTAGTGGGCCTGGAGGCCTGGACCCAGGTGGACCTGGTGGAGATAAGCTCGGACCCAAGCGTCACGCTAGACAACTTCCTCCGCTGGCGCCGGACAGAGCTGCTGCCCCGATTACCCCATGACAGTGCCCAGCTGGTGAC GGCTACTTCATTCTCTGGGCCCATGGTGGGCATGGCCATTCAGAACTCCATCTGCTCTCCTGACTTCTCAGGAGGTGTGAACATG GACCACTCCATAAGCACTATGGGAGTCGCCTCCTCAATAGCCCACGAGTTGGGCCACAGTCTGGGCCTGGACCACGACCTGCCTGGAAGCAGCTGCCCCTGTCCAGGTCCAGCCCCAGCCAAGAAATGCATCATGGAGGCCTCCACTGA CTTCCTGCCAGGCTTGAACTTCAGCAACTGCAGCCGACAGGCCCTGGAGAAAGCGCTTCTGGATGGCCTGGGGAGTTGCCTCTTTGAGCGGCCGTCCAGTCTGTCCTCAACAGCCCCCTTCTGTGGAAATATGTTTGTGGAGCCGGGCGAGCAGTGTGACTGTGGCTTCCCAGAT GACTGCACTGATCCCTGCTGCGATTACTTCACCTGCCAGCTGAGGCCAGGGGCACAGTGTGCATCCGACGGGCCCTGTTGTCAAAACTGCCAG TTGCGCCCGGCTGGCTGGCAGTGCCGTCCTTCCAGAGGGGACTGTGACTTGCCCGAGTTCTGCCCAGGAGACAACTCCCAGTGCCCGCCTGACATCAGCCTGGGGGATGGCGAGCCCTGCGCTGGCGGGCAGGCTGTGTGCATGCAAGGGCGTTGTGCCTCCTATGCCCAGCAGTGTCAGGCACTCTGGGGACCCGGGGCCCAGCCTGCAGCACCCCTTTGCCTCCGTACTGCTAATACTCGGGGGGACGCCTTTGGGAACTGCGGGCGTAACCCCAATGGCTATGTGTCCTGTGCCCCTCA AGACGCCATCTGTGGGCAGCTCCAGTGCCAAGGGGGTAGGGCCCAGCCTCTGCTGGGCTCAGCCCGGGACCTAATCTGGGAGATGCTGGAAGCCAATGGAACTCAAATGAATTGCAGTTGGGTGCACCTGGACCTGGGCAATGATGTGATCCAGCCCCTTTTGACTCTGCCTGGCACAGCCTGTGGCCCGGGCCTG GTGTGCATTGACCATCGGTGCCAGCCTGTGGATCTCCTGGGGGCACAGGAGTGTCGAAGCAAATGCCATGGGCATGGG GTCTGCGACAGCAATAAGCACTGTCACTGCGAGGAGGGATGGGCACCCCCTGACTGCATCACCTGGATCAGAG AAACCAGCTCCCTGACCACAGGGCTGCTCCTCAGCCTCCTTTTGTTGCTGGTTCTGGTGCTGCTTGGGGCAAGCTACTGCCACCGTGCCCGCCTGCGCCAGCGACTCTGCCAGCTTAAGGGACCCACCTGCCAATACAG GGCAGCCCAGTCTGGTCCCCCGGCACACCCAGGACCCCCGCAGAGGGCCCTGCTGATGCCAGGCACCAAG CAGACTAGTGCGCTCGGCTTCCCGGCTCCCCCTTCCAGGCCGCTGCCACCTGACCCTGTGCCCAAGAGACTGCAG GCCGGGCTGGCTGACCGACCCAACCCCCCCACGCGCCCTCTGCCCGCTGACCCTGTGGTGAGGCACCTGAAG tctcaggGGCCTGCCAAGCCCCCACCCCCGAGGAAGCCATTGCCTTCCAACCCCCAGGGCCGGCGCCCATTGGATAACCTGGCTAGCCCAGGAACTGGAATTCCCCCCCAGGTGATACCTTCCAG GCCAGCGCCGCCGCCCCCAGCAGTGCCCTCGCTCTACCTCTGA
- the ADAM15 gene encoding disintegrin and metalloproteinase domain-containing protein 15 isoform X2: MRLALLWALGLLGAGSPLPSRPLPNTGGTMKQERPERVLSGPLEPQILQDYLMLSLAEVVQTSLPEALQIKLELDGESHILELLQNRELVPGHPTLVWYQPDGSRVVSEGHTLENCCYQGSVQGHEDSWVSICTCSGLRGLVVLSPERSYTLELRPGDLQGPPIISRIQDLILPGHTCALSWGASVPTRAPPEHALRQHHIRRRRRDVVTETKTVELVIVADHSEVQRYPDFQHLLNRTLEVAFLLDSFFRPLNVRVALVGLEAWTQVDLVEISSDPSVTLDNFLRWRRTELLPRLPHDSAQLVTATSFSGPMVGMAIQNSICSPDFSGGVNMDHSISTMGVASSIAHELGHSLGLDHDLPGSSCPCPGPAPAKKCIMEASTDFLPGLNFSNCSRQALEKALLDGLGSCLFERPSSLSSTAPFCGNMFVEPGEQCDCGFPDDCTDPCCDYFTCQLRPGAQCASDGPCCQNCQLRPAGWQCRPSRGDCDLPEFCPGDNSQCPPDISLGDGEPCAGGQAVCMQGRCASYAQQCQALWGPGAQPAAPLCLRTANTRGDAFGNCGRNPNGYVSCAPQDAICGQLQCQGGRAQPLLGSARDLIWEMLEANGTQMNCSWVHLDLGNDVIQPLLTLPGTACGPGLVCIDHRCQPVDLLGAQECRSKCHGHGVCDSNKHCHCEEGWAPPDCITWIRETSSLTTGLLLSLLLLLVLVLLGASYCHRARLRQRLCQLKGPTCQYRAAQSGPPAHPGPPQRALLMPGTKTSALGFPAPPSRPLPPDPVPKRLQAGLADRPNPPTRPLPADPVVRHLKSQGPAKPPPPRKPLPSNPQGRRPLDNLASPGTGIPPQVIPSRPAPPPPAVPSLYL, translated from the exons CCAGTCTGCCTGAGGCCCTGCAGATCAAATTGGAGCTGGATGGTGAGAGTCATATTCTGGAGCTGCTACAGAATAG GGAGCTGGTCCCAGGCCACCCAACCCTGGTGTGGTACCAGCCTGATGGCTCCAGAGTGGTCAGTGAGGGACATACCCTG GAAAACTGCTGCTACCAGGGAAGTGTGCAAGGCCATGAAGACTCCTGGGTCTCCATCTGCACCTGCTCAGGGCTCAG GGGCTTGGTGGTCCTGTCCCCAGAGAGAAGCTACACCCTGGAGCTGAGGCCTGGGGACCTTCAGGGTCCTCCCATTATCTCCCGGATCCAAGACCTCATCCTGCCAGGCCATACCTGTGCCCTGAGCTGGGGTGCATCTGTGCCCACTCGAGCTCCACCAGAGCACGCCTTGAGACAGCACCACATTCGCCGG CGGAGGCGGGATGTGGTGACAGAGAccaaaactgttgaattggtgattGTAGCTGACCATTCAGAG GTCCAGAGGTACCCAGACTTCCAGCACCTGCTGAACCGCACACTGGAAGTAGCCTTCCTCCTGGACTCA TTCTTCCGGCCCCTGAATGTACGGGTGGCACTAGTGGGCCTGGAGGCCTGGACCCAGGTGGACCTGGTGGAGATAAGCTCGGACCCAAGCGTCACGCTAGACAACTTCCTCCGCTGGCGCCGGACAGAGCTGCTGCCCCGATTACCCCATGACAGTGCCCAGCTGGTGAC GGCTACTTCATTCTCTGGGCCCATGGTGGGCATGGCCATTCAGAACTCCATCTGCTCTCCTGACTTCTCAGGAGGTGTGAACATG GACCACTCCATAAGCACTATGGGAGTCGCCTCCTCAATAGCCCACGAGTTGGGCCACAGTCTGGGCCTGGACCACGACCTGCCTGGAAGCAGCTGCCCCTGTCCAGGTCCAGCCCCAGCCAAGAAATGCATCATGGAGGCCTCCACTGA CTTCCTGCCAGGCTTGAACTTCAGCAACTGCAGCCGACAGGCCCTGGAGAAAGCGCTTCTGGATGGCCTGGGGAGTTGCCTCTTTGAGCGGCCGTCCAGTCTGTCCTCAACAGCCCCCTTCTGTGGAAATATGTTTGTGGAGCCGGGCGAGCAGTGTGACTGTGGCTTCCCAGAT GACTGCACTGATCCCTGCTGCGATTACTTCACCTGCCAGCTGAGGCCAGGGGCACAGTGTGCATCCGACGGGCCCTGTTGTCAAAACTGCCAG TTGCGCCCGGCTGGCTGGCAGTGCCGTCCTTCCAGAGGGGACTGTGACTTGCCCGAGTTCTGCCCAGGAGACAACTCCCAGTGCCCGCCTGACATCAGCCTGGGGGATGGCGAGCCCTGCGCTGGCGGGCAGGCTGTGTGCATGCAAGGGCGTTGTGCCTCCTATGCCCAGCAGTGTCAGGCACTCTGGGGACCCGGGGCCCAGCCTGCAGCACCCCTTTGCCTCCGTACTGCTAATACTCGGGGGGACGCCTTTGGGAACTGCGGGCGTAACCCCAATGGCTATGTGTCCTGTGCCCCTCA AGACGCCATCTGTGGGCAGCTCCAGTGCCAAGGGGGTAGGGCCCAGCCTCTGCTGGGCTCAGCCCGGGACCTAATCTGGGAGATGCTGGAAGCCAATGGAACTCAAATGAATTGCAGTTGGGTGCACCTGGACCTGGGCAATGATGTGATCCAGCCCCTTTTGACTCTGCCTGGCACAGCCTGTGGCCCGGGCCTG GTGTGCATTGACCATCGGTGCCAGCCTGTGGATCTCCTGGGGGCACAGGAGTGTCGAAGCAAATGCCATGGGCATGGG GTCTGCGACAGCAATAAGCACTGTCACTGCGAGGAGGGATGGGCACCCCCTGACTGCATCACCTGGATCAGAG AAACCAGCTCCCTGACCACAGGGCTGCTCCTCAGCCTCCTTTTGTTGCTGGTTCTGGTGCTGCTTGGGGCAAGCTACTGCCACCGTGCCCGCCTGCGCCAGCGACTCTGCCAGCTTAAGGGACCCACCTGCCAATACAG GGCAGCCCAGTCTGGTCCCCCGGCACACCCAGGACCCCCGCAGAGGGCCCTGCTGATGCCAGGCACCAAG ACTAGTGCGCTCGGCTTCCCGGCTCCCCCTTCCAGGCCGCTGCCACCTGACCCTGTGCCCAAGAGACTGCAG GCCGGGCTGGCTGACCGACCCAACCCCCCCACGCGCCCTCTGCCCGCTGACCCTGTGGTGAGGCACCTGAAG tctcaggGGCCTGCCAAGCCCCCACCCCCGAGGAAGCCATTGCCTTCCAACCCCCAGGGCCGGCGCCCATTGGATAACCTGGCTAGCCCAGGAACTGGAATTCCCCCCCAGGTGATACCTTCCAG GCCAGCGCCGCCGCCCCCAGCAGTGCCCTCGCTCTACCTCTGA
- the ADAM15 gene encoding disintegrin and metalloproteinase domain-containing protein 15 isoform X4: MRLALLWALGLLGAGSPLPSRPLPNTGGTMKQERPERVLSGPLEPQILQDYLMLSLAEVVQTSLPEALQIKLELDGESHILELLQNRELVPGHPTLVWYQPDGSRVVSEGHTLENCCYQGSVQGHEDSWVSICTCSGLRGLVVLSPERSYTLELRPGDLQGPPIISRIQDLILPGHTCALSWGASVPTRAPPEHALRQHHIRRRRRDVVTETKTVELVIVADHSEVQRYPDFQHLLNRTLEVAFLLDSFFRPLNVRVALVGLEAWTQVDLVEISSDPSVTLDNFLRWRRTELLPRLPHDSAQLVTATSFSGPMVGMAIQNSICSPDFSGGVNMDHSISTMGVASSIAHELGHSLGLDHDLPGSSCPCPGPAPAKKCIMEASTDFLPGLNFSNCSRQALEKALLDGLGSCLFERPSSLSSTAPFCGNMFVEPGEQCDCGFPDDCTDPCCDYFTCQLRPGAQCASDGPCCQNCQLRPAGWQCRPSRGDCDLPEFCPGDNSQCPPDISLGDGEPCAGGQAVCMQGRCASYAQQCQALWGPGAQPAAPLCLRTANTRGDAFGNCGRNPNGYVSCAPQDAICGQLQCQGGRAQPLLGSARDLIWEMLEANGTQMNCSWVHLDLGNDVIQPLLTLPGTACGPGLVCIDHRCQPVDLLGAQECRSKCHGHGVCDSNKHCHCEEGWAPPDCITWIRETSSLTTGLLLSLLLLLVLVLLGASYCHRARLRQRLCQLKGPTCQYRAAQSGPPAHPGPPQRALLMPGTKTSALGFPAPPSRPLPPDPVPKRLQSQGPAKPPPPRKPLPSNPQGRRPLDNLASPGTGIPPQVIPSRPAPPPPAVPSLYL; this comes from the exons CCAGTCTGCCTGAGGCCCTGCAGATCAAATTGGAGCTGGATGGTGAGAGTCATATTCTGGAGCTGCTACAGAATAG GGAGCTGGTCCCAGGCCACCCAACCCTGGTGTGGTACCAGCCTGATGGCTCCAGAGTGGTCAGTGAGGGACATACCCTG GAAAACTGCTGCTACCAGGGAAGTGTGCAAGGCCATGAAGACTCCTGGGTCTCCATCTGCACCTGCTCAGGGCTCAG GGGCTTGGTGGTCCTGTCCCCAGAGAGAAGCTACACCCTGGAGCTGAGGCCTGGGGACCTTCAGGGTCCTCCCATTATCTCCCGGATCCAAGACCTCATCCTGCCAGGCCATACCTGTGCCCTGAGCTGGGGTGCATCTGTGCCCACTCGAGCTCCACCAGAGCACGCCTTGAGACAGCACCACATTCGCCGG CGGAGGCGGGATGTGGTGACAGAGAccaaaactgttgaattggtgattGTAGCTGACCATTCAGAG GTCCAGAGGTACCCAGACTTCCAGCACCTGCTGAACCGCACACTGGAAGTAGCCTTCCTCCTGGACTCA TTCTTCCGGCCCCTGAATGTACGGGTGGCACTAGTGGGCCTGGAGGCCTGGACCCAGGTGGACCTGGTGGAGATAAGCTCGGACCCAAGCGTCACGCTAGACAACTTCCTCCGCTGGCGCCGGACAGAGCTGCTGCCCCGATTACCCCATGACAGTGCCCAGCTGGTGAC GGCTACTTCATTCTCTGGGCCCATGGTGGGCATGGCCATTCAGAACTCCATCTGCTCTCCTGACTTCTCAGGAGGTGTGAACATG GACCACTCCATAAGCACTATGGGAGTCGCCTCCTCAATAGCCCACGAGTTGGGCCACAGTCTGGGCCTGGACCACGACCTGCCTGGAAGCAGCTGCCCCTGTCCAGGTCCAGCCCCAGCCAAGAAATGCATCATGGAGGCCTCCACTGA CTTCCTGCCAGGCTTGAACTTCAGCAACTGCAGCCGACAGGCCCTGGAGAAAGCGCTTCTGGATGGCCTGGGGAGTTGCCTCTTTGAGCGGCCGTCCAGTCTGTCCTCAACAGCCCCCTTCTGTGGAAATATGTTTGTGGAGCCGGGCGAGCAGTGTGACTGTGGCTTCCCAGAT GACTGCACTGATCCCTGCTGCGATTACTTCACCTGCCAGCTGAGGCCAGGGGCACAGTGTGCATCCGACGGGCCCTGTTGTCAAAACTGCCAG TTGCGCCCGGCTGGCTGGCAGTGCCGTCCTTCCAGAGGGGACTGTGACTTGCCCGAGTTCTGCCCAGGAGACAACTCCCAGTGCCCGCCTGACATCAGCCTGGGGGATGGCGAGCCCTGCGCTGGCGGGCAGGCTGTGTGCATGCAAGGGCGTTGTGCCTCCTATGCCCAGCAGTGTCAGGCACTCTGGGGACCCGGGGCCCAGCCTGCAGCACCCCTTTGCCTCCGTACTGCTAATACTCGGGGGGACGCCTTTGGGAACTGCGGGCGTAACCCCAATGGCTATGTGTCCTGTGCCCCTCA AGACGCCATCTGTGGGCAGCTCCAGTGCCAAGGGGGTAGGGCCCAGCCTCTGCTGGGCTCAGCCCGGGACCTAATCTGGGAGATGCTGGAAGCCAATGGAACTCAAATGAATTGCAGTTGGGTGCACCTGGACCTGGGCAATGATGTGATCCAGCCCCTTTTGACTCTGCCTGGCACAGCCTGTGGCCCGGGCCTG GTGTGCATTGACCATCGGTGCCAGCCTGTGGATCTCCTGGGGGCACAGGAGTGTCGAAGCAAATGCCATGGGCATGGG GTCTGCGACAGCAATAAGCACTGTCACTGCGAGGAGGGATGGGCACCCCCTGACTGCATCACCTGGATCAGAG AAACCAGCTCCCTGACCACAGGGCTGCTCCTCAGCCTCCTTTTGTTGCTGGTTCTGGTGCTGCTTGGGGCAAGCTACTGCCACCGTGCCCGCCTGCGCCAGCGACTCTGCCAGCTTAAGGGACCCACCTGCCAATACAG GGCAGCCCAGTCTGGTCCCCCGGCACACCCAGGACCCCCGCAGAGGGCCCTGCTGATGCCAGGCACCAAG ACTAGTGCGCTCGGCTTCCCGGCTCCCCCTTCCAGGCCGCTGCCACCTGACCCTGTGCCCAAGAGACTGCAG tctcaggGGCCTGCCAAGCCCCCACCCCCGAGGAAGCCATTGCCTTCCAACCCCCAGGGCCGGCGCCCATTGGATAACCTGGCTAGCCCAGGAACTGGAATTCCCCCCCAGGTGATACCTTCCAG GCCAGCGCCGCCGCCCCCAGCAGTGCCCTCGCTCTACCTCTGA